The window ATATAACAAAATAAATTCAAAATCGAAAAAAAATCTATATAAAGTAAAGGAGTTTTTAAGTGTAAATGGGTACGAGTGCTGAAATATCGTTGAATGAGTATTTAAAGAAGTTTTTTGGCTTTGATAATTTTAAAGGTAATCAAGAAGTTATTATACGGAATGTTTTAGCAGGGAATGATACATTTGTCCTGATGCCGACGGGTGGAGGAAAATCTTTGTGTTATCAATTACCTGCTTTAATCGAAGATGGAACCGCAATTATAATTTCTCCTTTAATTGCCCTGATGAAAAATCAGGTGGATGCAATGCGAAGTTTTAGCGAAGAGGAAGGAATAGCGCATTTTTTAAATTCTTCGCTGACCAAGGTGGCTATTGCAAAAGTTAAAGAAGATGTATTGGAGGGGAAAACGAAATTGCTCTATGTTGCCCCTGAATCTTTGACTAAAGAAGAGAATATCGAGTTTTTCCGTAAAATAAAGATTTCCTTTTATGCTATTGATGAAGCCCATTGTATTTCTGAATGGGGGCACGATTTCAGGCCTGAATACAGGAAAATCCGTCCACTTATCAATGAAATAGGTGTCAGACCTATCATTGCGTTAACGGCAACGGCTACTCCTAAAGTTCAACATGATATTCAAAAAAACCTCAACATGTTGAACGCCAATGTGTTTAAATCGTCTTTCAACCGCTCCAATTTATATTATGAAGTCAGGCCTAAGGTTAATGCAAGCAAAGAAATTATTAAGTTTATCAAAACTAATCCTGGTAAATCAGGAATTATTTATTGCTTAAGCCGGAAGAAGGTTGAAGAACTGGCTGAGATTTTGAATGTTAATGGAATCAAAGCTTTGCCTTATCATGCAGGAATGGATTCTGCCACCCGTTCCTCCAATCAGGATAAGTTTCTAATGGAAGAAGTGGATGTTATTGTGGCTACTATTGCTTTTGGGATGGGCATTGACAAACCTGACGTACGGTTTGTCATCCATTATGATATTCCCAAGAGCCTTGAAGGTTATTATCAGGAAACTGGCCGGGCTGGAAGAGATGGAGGTGAAGGACGTTGTATAACTTTCTATAGCTATAAGGACATTCAAAAGCTTGAAAAGTTTATGCAGGGAAAACCTGTAGCAGAACAGGAAATAGGAAAACAATTATTGTTGGAGACAACGGCTTATGCGGAGTCGGCCGTGTGCCGCCGTAAATTGCTCCTGAATTATTTCGGAGAGGATTATCTGGAAGATAATTGTGATAATTGCGATAATTGCTTGCACCCCAAGGAGAGTTTTGAAGGGAAAGATTATATCATTCAGGTTTTACAAGCTGTTCAGGCCGTAAATGAAAAATTCAAGGCTCAGCATGTAGCCAATGTGCTGGCGGGCAACGTCGACAGTGCAATTAAAGCATACAAACATAATAAGCTTCCTGTTTTTGGCACAGGGAGCGATCATGATACTAAATTCTGGAATGCTGTGATTCGTCAGGCACTTATCAACCATTTCCTTCAGAAAGATATCGAAAATTACGGCTTGTTGAGGGTTGATGAAGCTGGTCTGGAATTCCTTAGACATCCTTATTCCATTATGTTGGTTCAAAATCACGACTATGAAGAAGAACAGGAGGAAGAGGCAATGGGGGGCTCCGGTGAAACCAAATCCGGCGCTGTGGATACCGAATTGTTCAATATTCTTAAAGATTTAAGGAAAAAGATAGCCAAACAGAAAAATCTACCTCCTTTTATTATTTTCCAGGACCCTTCCCTTGAAGACATGGCCATCCAATATCCTGTAAGTATGGATGAATTGCAGAACATTATCGGGGTTGGTGCTGGTAAAGCCCAGAAATACGGTAAAGAATTCATCGACTTGATCAAAAAATATGTGGAAGAAAAAGAAATTATCCGTCCACAGGATATGGTCGTTAAA of the Bacteroidota bacterium genome contains:
- the recQ gene encoding DNA helicase RecQ produces the protein MGTSAEISLNEYLKKFFGFDNFKGNQEVIIRNVLAGNDTFVLMPTGGGKSLCYQLPALIEDGTAIIISPLIALMKNQVDAMRSFSEEEGIAHFLNSSLTKVAIAKVKEDVLEGKTKLLYVAPESLTKEENIEFFRKIKISFYAIDEAHCISEWGHDFRPEYRKIRPLINEIGVRPIIALTATATPKVQHDIQKNLNMLNANVFKSSFNRSNLYYEVRPKVNASKEIIKFIKTNPGKSGIIYCLSRKKVEELAEILNVNGIKALPYHAGMDSATRSSNQDKFLMEEVDVIVATIAFGMGIDKPDVRFVIHYDIPKSLEGYYQETGRAGRDGGEGRCITFYSYKDIQKLEKFMQGKPVAEQEIGKQLLLETTAYAESAVCRRKLLLNYFGEDYLEDNCDNCDNCLHPKESFEGKDYIIQVLQAVQAVNEKFKAQHVANVLAGNVDSAIKAYKHNKLPVFGTGSDHDTKFWNAVIRQALINHFLQKDIENYGLLRVDEAGLEFLRHPYSIMLVQNHDYEEEQEEEAMGGSGETKSGAVDTELFNILKDLRKKIAKQKNLPPFIIFQDPSLEDMAIQYPVSMDELQNIIGVGAGKAQKYGKEFIDLIKKYVEEKEIIRPQDMVVKSVVNKSGLKVFIIQSIDRKISLDDICEAKNLDMKDLLKEIEAIVNSGTKINLDYYINDVMDEEHQSEVFDYFKEEAETESVEDALKELGEDEYTEEDIRLMRIKFISELGN